Proteins encoded by one window of Desulfovibrio legallii:
- a CDS encoding phenylacetate--CoA ligase family protein, whose product MLFDMQQETLPREDLEALQLRRLRNLCARVYATVPFYAKRFAEVGVTPDDIKTLDDVRRLPFTEKQDLRNHYPFGLFAVPKDHIVRLHASSGTTGKAVVVGYTARDLENWAGLMARSMAAAGVNSTDVVHVAYGYGLFTGGLGAHYGAERLGATVVPASGGATRRQASLLRDFGSTVLCATPSYGLHLWEAAREAGVDFRELPLRIGIFGAEPWSEAMRRDIEAKMDIDAMNIYGLSEIMGPGVAMECREAKCGMHLWEDHILPEIIDPVTGESLPPGEVGELVLTTLTKEGIPLVRYRTRDLTSLDYTPCVCGRTHVRISRLQGRSDDMLIIRGVNVFPQQIEGLLMESEGLTPNYQIIVDRMDNLDTLEVCVEVSDKLFADQIRKLQSLEKRLQKNIKEFLGVTAKVRLMEPRSIQRSEGKAQRIVDRRPKD is encoded by the coding sequence GTGCTTTTTGATATGCAACAGGAAACCCTGCCGCGCGAGGATCTGGAGGCGCTGCAACTGCGCCGTTTGCGCAATCTCTGCGCCCGCGTGTACGCTACGGTGCCGTTCTACGCCAAGCGCTTTGCGGAAGTGGGCGTCACTCCGGACGACATCAAGACCCTGGACGATGTGCGGCGTTTGCCCTTTACAGAAAAGCAAGACCTGCGCAACCACTACCCCTTTGGCCTGTTTGCCGTGCCCAAGGATCATATTGTGCGGCTGCATGCCTCCAGCGGCACCACGGGCAAGGCCGTAGTGGTGGGCTACACCGCCCGCGACCTGGAAAACTGGGCCGGGCTCATGGCCCGCAGTATGGCCGCGGCGGGCGTCAACAGCACGGACGTGGTGCACGTGGCCTACGGCTACGGCCTGTTCACGGGCGGTCTGGGCGCGCATTACGGGGCCGAACGCCTGGGGGCCACGGTGGTGCCCGCATCGGGCGGGGCCACCAGGCGGCAGGCCTCCTTGCTGCGCGACTTTGGCAGCACGGTGCTCTGCGCCACGCCTTCCTATGGGCTGCACCTGTGGGAAGCGGCGCGGGAAGCGGGCGTGGATTTTCGCGAGCTGCCCCTGCGCATCGGCATCTTCGGGGCTGAACCCTGGTCCGAAGCCATGCGCCGGGATATCGAAGCCAAGATGGATATCGACGCCATGAACATCTACGGCCTTTCTGAAATCATGGGGCCGGGCGTAGCCATGGAGTGTCGGGAGGCCAAGTGCGGCATGCATCTGTGGGAAGACCACATCCTGCCCGAAATCATTGACCCTGTCACGGGCGAGAGCCTGCCCCCCGGCGAGGTGGGCGAGCTGGTGCTGACCACCCTCACCAAGGAGGGCATCCCCCTGGTGCGTTATCGCACCCGCGACCTCACCAGTCTGGACTACACGCCCTGCGTCTGCGGGCGCACCCACGTGCGCATTTCCCGCCTGCAGGGCCGTAGCGACGACATGCTCATCATCCGCGGGGTCAACGTCTTCCCGCAGCAGATCGAAGGCCTGCTCATGGAAAGCGAGGGGCTTACCCCCAACTACCAGATTATTGTGGACCGGATGGACAACCTGGACACCCTGGAAGTGTGCGTGGAGGTGAGCGACAAGCTCTTTGCCGACCAGATCCGCAAACTGCAGTCTCTGGAAAAACGCCTGCAGAAGAACATCAAAGAGTTCCTGGGCGTCACGGCCAAGGTGCGGCTGATGGAGCCGCGCTCCATCCAGCGTTCCGAGGGCAAGGCCCAGCGCATTGTGGACAGGCGGCCCAAGGACTGA
- the rsfS gene encoding ribosome silencing factor: MENTTPPAPAAAHSSRRHSALSVAARMADVARWLEEHKAANVVSLDLNGQNAFTTALVIASAGSARHARSLADGLGELCRLRNYEFLRTEGYTAGQWILVDMNDLVVNIFQEPVRALYGLEALWGAQSAGEAPQ, from the coding sequence ATGGAAAATACTACCCCGCCCGCACCCGCAGCTGCACATTCCTCCAGACGCCACTCGGCGCTCTCCGTGGCCGCCCGCATGGCGGACGTGGCCCGCTGGCTGGAGGAACACAAAGCCGCCAACGTGGTCAGCCTGGATCTCAACGGGCAGAACGCCTTTACCACGGCGTTGGTCATTGCCAGCGCCGGTTCCGCCCGTCACGCCCGCAGCCTGGCTGACGGCCTGGGTGAGCTCTGCCGCCTGCGCAACTATGAATTTCTGCGCACGGAAGGCTATACTGCGGGCCAGTGGATTCTGGTGGATATGAACGATCTGGTGGTGAACATTTTTCAGGAACCGGTGCGCGCCCTCTATGGCCTTGAGGCCCTCTGGGGCGCACAGAGCGCCGGGGAGGCCCCGCAATGA